A stretch of Pseudomonas sp. 7SR1 DNA encodes these proteins:
- a CDS encoding leucine-rich repeat domain-containing protein — protein sequence MFPSDSWTVPTSNRNALMARVAGAPDDIAMRVSLYRDLLHTGEASLDGVRVAAGLYDPAAMAVVAELDVKVHRNRSAPLLPQLRGLPVDHLALENAEPQWLDALAGLPLRSLVLGSPRFSCDQALWRRLPDVALEALEISGFSREDELTSLPSLERLRRLELETYGEDFDDRFLRQLGSKSRLQALSLNRCDEVTDDGLLGLSPLQLRSLSLERVGQLTARGAAHLCSHPLEQLSLGWNSKILEDPAWLSGLTALRSLSLDDCHASDATLNAIRDLPIERLSLQSSYLCEDDLELLEGMPLADLDLKASRQIIERLDVLHAFPLKRLGLSDVQGIDKQTLRDLEGLELEALDLSLNDVSWKELKQLAGLPLKRLDLSFCQGVDGKTLRKLCEMGLPLEQLEISGLDLRDGDLACLRDLPLQRLGLYESPWLTDAGVAHLAGLPLRDLTLEAGPGESRLTSAMVPVLERLPLERLSLRNGSQICAGGWDRLARLPAHVIGPGI from the coding sequence ATGTTCCCTTCGGATTCCTGGACCGTGCCGACTTCCAACCGCAACGCCCTGATGGCCCGAGTCGCTGGCGCACCGGATGACATCGCCATGCGGGTTTCGCTTTACCGCGACCTGCTCCACACCGGCGAGGCTTCGCTGGACGGTGTGCGCGTCGCTGCAGGCCTGTACGATCCGGCCGCCATGGCCGTGGTAGCCGAGTTGGACGTCAAGGTACACAGGAATCGGTCGGCACCGTTGTTGCCGCAGCTTCGCGGGTTGCCGGTCGATCATCTGGCGCTGGAAAACGCCGAGCCGCAGTGGCTCGACGCCTTGGCCGGGTTGCCGCTGCGTTCGTTGGTGCTTGGCAGCCCGAGGTTCAGCTGCGATCAGGCACTTTGGCGACGTCTGCCGGATGTCGCCCTCGAGGCTTTGGAGATCAGCGGTTTTTCCCGCGAAGATGAGCTCACCAGTCTGCCTTCCCTTGAGCGCTTGCGCCGACTGGAACTGGAAACTTACGGCGAAGATTTCGACGACCGTTTCCTCAGGCAACTGGGCAGCAAAAGCAGGCTGCAAGCGTTGTCGTTGAACCGTTGTGATGAAGTGACCGACGACGGTCTGCTGGGGCTTTCGCCACTCCAGTTGCGCTCGCTTTCGTTGGAGCGTGTCGGGCAACTGACCGCCCGTGGGGCGGCGCATCTGTGCAGCCATCCCCTCGAACAGCTGTCGCTGGGCTGGAACAGCAAGATCCTGGAGGATCCTGCCTGGCTCTCGGGTTTAACCGCGTTGCGTTCTCTGAGTCTCGATGATTGTCATGCATCCGATGCCACGCTCAACGCCATTCGGGATCTTCCGATCGAGCGGCTATCGCTGCAGTCTTCGTATCTGTGCGAGGACGACCTTGAGCTACTAGAAGGCATGCCCTTGGCGGACCTGGACCTCAAGGCCTCTCGACAAATCATTGAGCGGCTCGACGTGCTGCACGCGTTCCCCTTGAAGCGGTTGGGGCTCAGCGACGTGCAAGGTATCGACAAGCAGACGTTGCGGGACCTAGAGGGGCTGGAACTGGAAGCGCTGGACCTCTCGTTGAACGATGTTTCCTGGAAGGAACTGAAACAACTGGCGGGTCTGCCGCTGAAGCGGCTGGATCTCAGTTTCTGCCAAGGGGTTGATGGCAAGACGTTGCGCAAGCTGTGCGAAATGGGCCTGCCGTTGGAGCAACTGGAAATCAGTGGCCTGGACCTGCGCGATGGTGATCTGGCGTGTCTGCGTGATTTGCCACTGCAACGCCTGGGCTTGTATGAAAGCCCCTGGCTGACCGATGCCGGCGTCGCCCACCTTGCCGGGCTGCCATTGCGGGACCTGACGCTCGAAGCGGGTCCGGGGGAATCGCGGCTCACGTCAGCCATGGTGCCGGTGCTGGAGCGCTTGCCACTGGAGAGGTTGTCGTTGCGTAATGGCTCGCAGATCTGCGCGGGTGGATGGGACCGCCTGGCCAGGCTGCCGGCTCATGTCATCGGCCCGGGCATTTGA
- a CDS encoding HAMP domain-containing methyl-accepting chemotaxis protein, with protein sequence MNSWFGNISVNMKLGLGFGLVLVLTGILALTSWTSLGGLIQRSNWMSDITQLNAGLTKLRVTRLQYMLTNGDETAAQSVQTALDGFLAQQNALLASFKSPENVRLLKEQNATINAYQGSLNKMRSAYRTGNTAREVMSANAETAYKLIEAINTDVQHMALSDERFEQFQAITQAKQAFMLARYEVRGYTANSNADTEQKALNQLDTAIAALKPLNLHFASTRQDELRQLESALAQYRGAVQAFKLANADVVQARKEMTEQGATIVSLSEQLYQIQLDRRDAESAQARTLQLVSTLLALLVGIIAAVVITRQITRPLSETLTVVERIANGDLSHTIVVTRRDELGVLQQGIARMGVTLRDLISGIRDGVTQIASAAEQLSAVTEQTSAGVNNQKVETDQVATAMHEMTATVQEVARNAEEASQAAAAADGEARAGDQVVNEAIAQIERLASEVVRSTDAMTMLQQESDKIGSVMDVIKSVAEQTNLLALNAAIEAARAGEAGRGFAVVADEVRGLAQRTQKSTEEIEGLVAGLQNGTQQVAAVMNNSRSLTDSSVALTRKAGASLENITRTVSNIQSMNQQIAAAAEQQSAVAEEISRSIINVRDVSEQTAAASEETAASSVELARLGNQLQMMVSHFRV encoded by the coding sequence ATGAATAGCTGGTTTGGCAACATTAGCGTCAACATGAAACTGGGCCTGGGGTTCGGCCTGGTATTGGTCCTGACCGGTATCCTGGCCTTGACCAGCTGGACCAGCCTGGGCGGGCTCATCCAGCGCAGCAACTGGATGAGCGACATCACCCAGCTCAATGCCGGGCTGACCAAGCTTCGCGTCACACGCCTGCAGTACATGCTGACCAACGGCGACGAGACCGCCGCCCAGAGCGTACAGACTGCCCTCGATGGGTTCCTGGCACAGCAGAACGCCCTGCTCGCCAGCTTCAAGAGCCCCGAGAACGTCAGGCTGCTCAAGGAGCAGAACGCAACCATCAACGCCTATCAAGGCTCCCTGAACAAGATGCGCAGTGCCTACCGCACCGGTAACACGGCCCGTGAAGTCATGTCGGCCAACGCCGAGACCGCCTACAAACTGATCGAGGCGATCAACACCGACGTCCAGCACATGGCCCTGAGCGACGAGCGCTTCGAGCAGTTCCAGGCCATCACCCAGGCCAAGCAGGCATTCATGCTGGCCCGCTACGAAGTGCGCGGCTATACCGCCAACAGCAACGCCGACACCGAGCAAAAAGCCCTCAACCAACTGGACACGGCCATTGCCGCCCTCAAGCCGCTGAACCTGCATTTCGCCAGCACCCGCCAAGATGAGCTGCGCCAGCTGGAAAGCGCCCTGGCCCAATACCGCGGCGCGGTGCAGGCCTTCAAACTGGCCAACGCCGATGTGGTGCAGGCGCGCAAGGAAATGACCGAGCAAGGCGCCACCATCGTCAGCCTGAGCGAGCAGCTGTACCAGATCCAGCTCGACCGCCGCGACGCCGAAAGCGCCCAGGCCCGCACCCTGCAACTGGTCAGCACCCTGCTGGCCTTGCTGGTGGGCATCATCGCCGCCGTGGTCATCACCCGGCAGATCACCCGCCCACTGAGCGAAACCCTGACGGTGGTCGAGCGCATCGCCAACGGCGACCTGTCCCACACCATCGTCGTCACCCGTCGCGATGAGCTGGGCGTGCTGCAACAAGGCATCGCTCGCATGGGCGTGACATTGCGCGACCTGATCAGCGGCATCCGCGATGGCGTGACCCAGATCGCCAGCGCCGCCGAGCAGTTGTCCGCCGTCACCGAGCAGACCAGCGCCGGGGTCAACAACCAGAAGGTGGAGACCGACCAGGTGGCGACCGCCATGCACGAAATGACCGCCACGGTCCAGGAAGTGGCGCGCAACGCCGAGGAAGCTTCCCAGGCCGCCGCTGCCGCCGACGGCGAAGCCCGTGCCGGCGACCAGGTGGTCAACGAAGCCATCGCCCAGATCGAGCGCCTGGCCAGCGAGGTGGTACGTTCCACCGACGCCATGACCATGCTGCAACAGGAAAGCGACAAGATCGGCAGCGTCATGGACGTGATCAAGTCGGTGGCCGAGCAGACCAACCTGCTGGCCCTCAACGCCGCGATCGAAGCCGCACGGGCCGGTGAAGCCGGTCGCGGCTTCGCGGTGGTGGCCGATGAAGTGCGAGGCCTGGCCCAGCGCACGCAGAAATCCACCGAGGAAATCGAAGGCCTGGTGGCCGGCCTGCAGAACGGCACCCAGCAAGTGGCGGCCGTGATGAACAACAGCCGCAGCCTCACCGACAGCAGCGTGGCCCTGACCCGCAAGGCGGGCGCGTCCCTGGAAAACATCACCCGCACGGTGTCGAACATCCAGTCCATGAACCAGCAGATTGCCGCGGCGGCCGAACAGCAAAGTGCCGTGGCCGAGGAAATCAGCCGCAGCATCATCAACGTGCGCGACGTGTCCGAACAGACCGCCGCCGCCAGCGAGGAAACCGCCGCTTCCAGTGTCGAGCTGGCGCGGTTGGGTAATCAGTTGCAGATGATGGTGAGCCACTTCCGGGTCTGA
- a CDS encoding glyoxalase superfamily protein has product MSFGKTTPILRIFDETKALAFYVDFLGFTVDWQHRFGDDFPLYLQVSRGECVLHLSEHHGDCTPGSALRIETDELEAFQAQLLAKQYPFARPHIQAMPWGTQDMAVVDPFGNRLVFTNGISV; this is encoded by the coding sequence ATGAGCTTTGGTAAAACCACCCCGATCCTGCGGATCTTCGATGAAACCAAGGCGTTGGCATTCTATGTCGACTTCCTGGGCTTTACCGTCGACTGGCAGCACCGCTTCGGGGATGACTTCCCGCTGTACCTGCAAGTGTCGCGCGGCGAATGCGTGCTGCATCTGTCCGAACACCACGGCGATTGCACGCCGGGCTCGGCGCTGCGCATCGAGACCGACGAACTGGAAGCCTTCCAGGCACAACTGCTGGCCAAGCAATACCCTTTCGCCCGTCCACACATCCAGGCCATGCCGTGGGGCACCCAGGACATGGCGGTGGTCGATCCGTTCGGCAACCGGCTGGTCTTCACCAACGGGATCAGTGTGTAG
- a CDS encoding N-acyl-D-amino-acid deacylase family protein: MLYDTLIRDALVIDGSDTPGYHADVAIRAGRIERIGALSDAQAIEELDAAGRVLAPGFIDVHTHDDTVVIRQPHMLPKLSQGVTTVIVGNCGISAAPVSLRGDPPDPMNLLGTAAAFCYPSFGDYRAAVESAMPAVNVAALVGHTALRSNHLDDLLRTASAQEITAMRQQLRESLQAGALGLSTGLAYANAFAASTDEVMQLAEELNAFGAVYTTHLRSEFEPVLQAMDEAFRIGRHAKSPVIISHLKCAGAGNWGRSAQVLTALENAAAAHPVGCDCYPYAASSSTLDLKQVTDAHPITITWSTPHPHMGGRDLAGIAAEWSVSLLEAARRLQPAGAVYYGMDEDDVRRILAHPLSMIGSDGLPEDPFPHPRLWGAFPRVLGHFSRDVGLFPLHTAVHKMTGLSAARFGLKERGVVGEGYWADLVLFDPRTVRDVADFNEPQRAAQGIDGVWVNGVLSYRQGQANGRRQGRFLAREGDLRQGFGPWNGV; encoded by the coding sequence ATGCTGTACGACACACTCATCCGCGATGCGCTGGTCATCGACGGCAGCGACACCCCCGGCTACCACGCCGATGTGGCGATTCGCGCCGGTCGCATCGAACGCATCGGTGCGTTGTCCGACGCACAGGCCATCGAGGAGCTGGACGCCGCCGGCCGCGTGCTGGCGCCGGGGTTCATCGATGTCCACACCCACGACGACACCGTGGTCATCCGCCAGCCGCACATGCTGCCCAAGCTCAGCCAGGGCGTGACCACGGTCATCGTCGGCAATTGCGGCATCAGCGCCGCGCCGGTCAGCCTGCGCGGCGACCCGCCGGACCCGATGAACCTGCTGGGCACCGCCGCGGCGTTTTGCTATCCGAGCTTCGGTGATTACCGCGCAGCGGTGGAATCGGCCATGCCAGCGGTCAACGTGGCGGCGCTGGTGGGGCACACGGCACTGCGCAGCAACCATCTGGACGACCTGTTGCGCACCGCCAGCGCGCAAGAGATCACCGCCATGCGCCAGCAATTGCGCGAAAGCCTGCAGGCCGGCGCGCTTGGCTTGTCCACCGGCCTGGCCTACGCCAACGCGTTCGCCGCCTCCACCGATGAAGTCATGCAACTGGCCGAAGAGCTGAACGCGTTCGGTGCGGTCTACACCACGCACTTGCGCAGCGAATTCGAGCCGGTGCTCCAAGCCATGGACGAAGCTTTCCGGATCGGCCGGCATGCGAAGAGTCCGGTGATCATTTCCCATCTCAAATGTGCCGGCGCCGGTAACTGGGGGCGTAGTGCGCAGGTGCTCACCGCGCTGGAAAACGCCGCCGCTGCCCATCCGGTCGGGTGTGACTGTTATCCCTACGCCGCCAGCTCCTCGACCCTGGACCTCAAGCAAGTGACCGATGCCCACCCCATCACCATCACCTGGTCGACGCCCCATCCGCACATGGGCGGGCGCGACCTGGCGGGCATCGCCGCCGAATGGAGCGTTTCGCTGCTGGAGGCGGCCCGTCGCCTGCAACCGGCCGGCGCGGTGTACTACGGCATGGATGAAGACGATGTGCGCCGCATCCTTGCCCATCCGCTGTCCATGATCGGCTCCGACGGGCTACCCGAGGACCCGTTTCCTCATCCGCGCCTGTGGGGCGCTTTCCCACGGGTATTGGGGCATTTCAGCCGCGACGTCGGGCTGTTTCCCCTGCACACCGCCGTGCACAAGATGACCGGCCTTTCAGCGGCGCGCTTCGGCCTGAAGGAGCGTGGCGTCGTTGGCGAGGGATATTGGGCGGACCTGGTGTTGTTCGATCCACGAACCGTTCGTGACGTCGCCGATTTCAACGAACCGCAACGGGCCGCGCAAGGAATCGATGGCGTGTGGGTCAACGGTGTCCTGAGTTATCGCCAAGGGCAGGCAAACGGGCGTCGCCAGGGGCGCTTCCTGGCGCGCGAGGGCGATCTGCGCCAGGGTTTCGGCCCATGGAATGGCGTGTAG
- a CDS encoding MurR/RpiR family transcriptional regulator, translating into MDILYQIRSRQDFFSAGEGRIARLMLDDVGFAASASLEELAQRAEVSSATLSRFARTVGCRDLRDLRLQLAQASGVGSRFLDPAGAPEQSAFYGQIVGDIESTLRRHLSAFEESRFADAVRLLGKARMVHAFGLGGWSALCSEELQVRLVRFGYPIAACRDPVMMRITATSLGDEHLVIACSLTGITPELLAAVELARSYGAAILAITRADSPLAQLADVVLPLQSAETSFIYKPTAARYGMLLAIDVLATELALAHPEDNQERLRRVKLALDDYRGGDDDLPLGD; encoded by the coding sequence ATGGACATCCTCTACCAGATCCGCTCCCGGCAGGATTTCTTCAGCGCCGGCGAAGGAAGAATCGCCCGTCTGATGCTCGATGACGTAGGCTTCGCCGCGTCCGCCAGCCTGGAAGAACTGGCCCAGCGCGCCGAGGTCAGCAGCGCCACGCTGTCGCGCTTCGCCCGCACTGTCGGTTGCCGCGACCTGCGGGACCTGCGCCTGCAGCTGGCCCAGGCCAGCGGGGTCGGCAGCCGGTTTCTCGACCCGGCCGGCGCCCCCGAACAGTCGGCATTCTATGGGCAGATCGTCGGCGATATCGAGTCGACCCTGCGTCGGCACCTGTCGGCCTTCGAAGAGTCGCGCTTTGCCGATGCCGTGCGATTGCTGGGCAAGGCGCGGATGGTCCATGCGTTCGGGCTCGGTGGCTGGTCGGCACTGTGCAGCGAAGAACTGCAGGTGCGGCTGGTGCGGTTCGGCTACCCGATTGCGGCGTGTCGCGACCCGGTGATGATGCGCATCACGGCCACCTCGCTTGGGGACGAACACCTGGTCATCGCCTGTTCGCTCACCGGCATCACCCCGGAATTGCTGGCGGCCGTCGAGCTGGCGCGCAGCTACGGTGCCGCGATCCTGGCCATCACCCGTGCCGACTCGCCCCTGGCGCAACTGGCAGACGTGGTGCTGCCCCTGCAAAGCGCCGAGACCTCGTTCATCTACAAACCCACGGCCGCACGCTACGGCATGCTGCTGGCCATCGACGTGCTCGCCACCGAGTTGGCCCTGGCTCATCCCGAAGACAATCAAGAGCGTTTGCGGCGGGTCAAGCTCGCCCTCGACGATTACCGTGGCGGCGACGACGATCTGCCCCTGGGAGACTGA
- a CDS encoding GntT/GntP/DsdX family permease, with translation MAPAFGYWLLVYAAIAIIALIVLIARYRLNPFIVITLVSIGLALLAGMPPTAVVGAYEAGVGKTLGHIALVVALGTMLGKMMAESGGAERMAQTLIERFGERNAHWAMVCIAFLVGLPLFFEVGFVLLVPIAFTVARRAGVSILMVGLPMVAGLSVVHALVPPHPAAMLAVQAFQASVGQTLLYAILIGIPTAIIAGPVYARFIVPRISLPADNPLQRQFLEREPRANLPGFGITLGTILLPVILMLIGGWANLISTPGSGFNQFLQFIGNSVIALLLATVLSFWTLGLAQGFNRESILKFTNECLAPTASITLLVGAGGGLNRILVDAGVTQQIVGLAQAFQLSPLVMGWLFAALMRVATGSATVAMTTASGIVAPVAIGLGYPHPELLVLATGAGSVIFSHVNDGGFWLIKEYFNMTVTQTFKTWTVLETLISLVAFGLTLGLARLL, from the coding sequence ATGGCACCTGCTTTCGGTTATTGGCTGTTGGTCTACGCCGCCATCGCCATCATTGCATTGATCGTTCTGATCGCCCGTTATCGTCTGAACCCGTTCATCGTGATTACCCTGGTGTCCATCGGCCTGGCGCTATTGGCCGGCATGCCGCCGACAGCGGTAGTGGGGGCCTACGAGGCGGGTGTCGGCAAGACACTGGGACATATCGCGCTGGTGGTGGCCCTGGGCACCATGCTCGGCAAGATGATGGCCGAGTCCGGTGGCGCTGAGCGTATGGCGCAGACGCTGATCGAGCGGTTCGGAGAGCGCAACGCCCACTGGGCGATGGTCTGCATCGCCTTCCTGGTGGGATTGCCGCTGTTTTTCGAAGTGGGGTTCGTGTTGCTGGTGCCCATTGCCTTCACCGTGGCCCGTCGTGCCGGCGTGTCGATCCTGATGGTGGGCCTGCCGATGGTGGCCGGGCTCTCGGTGGTGCATGCCCTGGTCCCGCCCCATCCGGCGGCGATGCTGGCGGTGCAGGCGTTCCAGGCTTCGGTAGGGCAGACGTTGCTGTATGCGATCCTGATCGGCATTCCCACGGCCATCATCGCCGGGCCGGTCTATGCCCGCTTTATCGTGCCACGCATTTCGTTGCCCGCCGACAACCCGCTGCAACGGCAGTTTCTCGAACGTGAGCCGCGCGCCAACCTGCCGGGGTTCGGCATCACCCTGGGGACCATCCTGCTGCCGGTCATCCTGATGCTGATCGGTGGTTGGGCCAACCTGATCTCCACCCCTGGCAGTGGCTTCAACCAGTTCCTGCAGTTCATCGGCAACTCGGTGATCGCCCTGTTGCTGGCCACGGTACTGAGTTTCTGGACACTCGGCCTGGCCCAGGGCTTCAACCGTGAGTCGATCCTGAAGTTCACCAATGAGTGCCTGGCACCGACCGCCAGCATCACCTTGCTGGTGGGCGCCGGTGGCGGTTTGAACCGGATCCTGGTGGATGCCGGGGTCACTCAACAGATTGTCGGGCTGGCCCAGGCGTTCCAGTTGTCGCCGCTGGTGATGGGCTGGCTGTTCGCCGCGTTGATGCGCGTCGCCACCGGTTCGGCCACGGTGGCGATGACCACCGCCTCGGGCATCGTCGCACCCGTGGCGATCGGGCTGGGTTATCCCCATCCCGAGCTGCTGGTGCTGGCCACCGGGGCCGGGTCGGTGATCTTTTCCCACGTCAATGACGGTGGCTTCTGGCTGATCAAGGAATACTTCAATATGACCGTCACCCAGACCTTCAAGACCTGGACGGTGCTCGAAACGCTCATCTCCCTGGTCGCGTTCGGCCTGACACTGGGTCTTGCGCGCCTGCTCTGA
- a CDS encoding SulP family inorganic anion transporter has product MKPARLRADILAGLTTSFALLPECIAFALVAHLNPLMGLYGAFILCTLTALFGGRPGMVSGAAGSMAVVIVALVVQHGVQYLLATVLLGGLIMMAFGLLRLGKLVRMVPHPVMLGFVNGLAIVIALAQLEHFKRGETWLSGAPLYWMIGLVTLTMAIVYLLPRLTRSVPPALVAILGVGLAVYLLGLPTRTLGDMAHIAGGLPVLAWPDIAWNLETLQIVLPYAVIMAMVGLLETLLTLNLTDEITESRGYPDRECVALGAANIASGLFGGMGGCAMIGQTVINLSSGGRGRLSGVVAGVMVLLFVLFLSPLIERIPLAALVGVMFVVAQQTFAWASLRVINKVPKNDVLVIVAVTVITVFTDLAVAVLCGIIIAALNFAWQQARELYADTYLEADGSKLYRLHGTLFFASTTPFLNQFDPANDPAQVTLDCRHLSFVDYSAIAALKTLRERYAKAGKHLRVFHLSERCKQMLKRAGVHHD; this is encoded by the coding sequence ATGAAACCAGCACGTCTTCGCGCCGACATCCTCGCCGGCCTCACCACTTCTTTCGCTCTGCTTCCCGAATGCATCGCCTTCGCCCTGGTGGCTCATCTCAACCCGCTGATGGGGCTGTATGGCGCGTTCATTCTCTGCACGCTGACCGCGCTATTCGGGGGGCGGCCGGGCATGGTGTCGGGGGCGGCGGGGTCGATGGCGGTGGTGATCGTCGCACTGGTGGTCCAGCACGGCGTTCAGTACCTGCTGGCCACGGTGCTGCTGGGCGGCTTGATCATGATGGCGTTCGGGCTGTTGCGGCTGGGCAAACTGGTGCGCATGGTGCCGCATCCGGTGATGCTCGGTTTCGTCAACGGCCTGGCAATCGTCATCGCCCTGGCCCAGCTGGAGCATTTCAAGCGCGGCGAAACCTGGCTCAGCGGCGCCCCGCTGTACTGGATGATCGGCCTGGTGACGCTGACCATGGCGATCGTCTACCTGCTGCCACGCCTGACCCGCAGCGTGCCGCCAGCCCTGGTGGCGATCCTGGGTGTGGGGCTGGCGGTCTACCTGCTGGGCCTGCCCACCCGGACGCTGGGTGACATGGCGCACATCGCCGGCGGGCTGCCGGTCCTTGCGTGGCCGGACATTGCCTGGAACCTGGAAACCCTGCAGATCGTGCTGCCCTATGCGGTGATCATGGCGATGGTCGGCCTGCTGGAAACCCTGCTGACCCTGAACCTGACCGATGAAATCACCGAAAGCCGCGGCTATCCGGACCGCGAATGCGTGGCGCTGGGCGCGGCGAATATCGCGTCCGGCCTGTTTGGCGGCATGGGCGGTTGCGCCATGATCGGCCAGACGGTGATCAACCTCAGCTCTGGCGGTCGCGGCCGCTTGTCCGGGGTGGTGGCCGGGGTGATGGTGCTGCTGTTCGTGTTGTTCCTGTCGCCGTTGATCGAGCGCATTCCCCTGGCCGCACTGGTGGGGGTGATGTTCGTGGTGGCGCAACAGACCTTCGCCTGGGCTTCGCTGCGGGTGATCAACAAGGTGCCGAAGAACGATGTGCTGGTGATCGTCGCGGTGACGGTCATTACGGTCTTCACCGACCTGGCCGTCGCGGTGTTGTGCGGCATCATCATCGCGGCGCTCAATTTCGCCTGGCAACAGGCCCGCGAGCTGTACGCCGACACGTATCTGGAGGCGGACGGCAGCAAGCTCTATCGCCTGCATGGCACGTTGTTCTTCGCTTCGACGACACCGTTCCTCAATCAGTTCGACCCGGCCAACGATCCGGCCCAGGTGACGCTGGACTGCCGCCACTTGAGCTTCGTCGACTACTCGGCCATCGCCGCGCTGAAAACCCTGCGCGAGCGCTACGCCAAGGCCGGCAAGCATTTGCGGGTGTTCCATTTGTCCGAGCGTTGCAAACAGATGCTCAAGCGCGCGGGCGTGCACCACGACTGA
- a CDS encoding LysR family transcriptional regulator yields MKARSDELQVFICVIECGSISAAAEQVGQTPSAVSRTLSRLEAKLDTTLINRTTRRMDLTEEGKYFFEQAKGILDQMEALEERLSSRQKKPAGRLRINAASPFMLHAIVPHIEEFRGLYPDIQLELNSNDLIIDLLEQSTDIAIRIGTLTDSTLHARPLGCSPLHILASPGYLERHGTPASVAELAEHALLGFAQNDGLNQWPLRHLHGDRWPIQASISASSGETVRHLALQGQGIACLSDFMTREDIQAGRLKVLLAQANSGYRQPINAVYYRNSQLALRIQCFLDFIQGKLADYASRP; encoded by the coding sequence GTGAAAGCCAGATCCGATGAGTTGCAGGTGTTCATCTGCGTGATCGAATGCGGGTCGATTTCCGCCGCCGCCGAGCAGGTCGGGCAGACGCCCTCGGCGGTCAGCCGCACCTTGTCGCGCCTGGAGGCCAAGCTCGACACCACCCTGATCAACCGCACCACGCGCCGCATGGACCTGACGGAGGAGGGCAAGTATTTCTTCGAGCAGGCCAAGGGCATCCTCGACCAGATGGAGGCGCTGGAGGAGCGATTGTCGTCCCGCCAGAAAAAACCGGCCGGACGGCTGCGCATCAACGCCGCTTCACCGTTCATGCTCCACGCCATCGTCCCGCACATCGAGGAGTTTCGCGGCCTCTACCCGGACATCCAGCTGGAGCTCAACAGCAACGACCTGATCATCGATCTGCTGGAGCAGAGCACGGACATCGCCATCCGCATCGGCACCCTCACCGATTCGACCCTGCATGCCCGGCCCCTGGGTTGCAGCCCGCTGCACATTCTCGCCAGTCCTGGTTATCTGGAGCGGCATGGCACGCCGGCCAGCGTTGCCGAACTGGCGGAACACGCGCTGTTGGGCTTCGCCCAGAACGATGGCCTCAATCAATGGCCCCTGCGCCATCTCCATGGTGATCGCTGGCCGATCCAGGCGAGCATCAGCGCCTCCAGCGGCGAGACGGTGCGCCACCTGGCGCTGCAAGGGCAGGGCATCGCGTGCCTGTCAGACTTCATGACCCGGGAAGATATCCAGGCCGGTCGATTGAAAGTCCTGCTGGCGCAGGCCAACAGCGGATACCGCCAGCCCATCAACGCGGTGTACTACCGCAACTCCCAGCTGGCGCTGCGGATCCAGTGTTTCCTGGATTTCATCCAGGGCAAGCTCGCCGACTACGCCTCGCGGCCTTAG
- a CDS encoding NAD(P)H-dependent oxidoreductase codes for MKKVLLLNGGKQFAHSDGRYNATLHETALSVLDRGGLDVKTTFIDGGYDIKEEVAKFLWADVIIYQMPGWWMGAPWTVKKYVDEVFTQGHGSLYANDGRTRSDASQKYGSGGLLHGKQYMLSLTWNAPQQAFDDPTDFFEAKGVDAVYFPFHKANQFLGMTGLPTFLCVDVMKRPNIEADMARYEQHLSEVFGLKA; via the coding sequence ATGAAAAAAGTTCTGCTGCTCAATGGCGGTAAACAGTTCGCGCATTCCGACGGTCGCTACAACGCGACGCTCCACGAGACAGCGCTCAGCGTGCTGGACCGTGGCGGCCTGGATGTAAAGACCACGTTCATCGATGGCGGCTACGACATCAAGGAGGAAGTTGCCAAATTCCTCTGGGCCGACGTGATCATCTACCAGATGCCGGGCTGGTGGATGGGGGCACCGTGGACCGTCAAGAAGTACGTCGACGAAGTCTTCACCCAAGGCCATGGCAGCCTCTACGCCAATGACGGCCGTACTCGCTCCGATGCTTCCCAGAAATACGGCAGCGGTGGCCTGCTGCACGGCAAGCAGTACATGTTGTCGCTGACCTGGAACGCGCCGCAGCAGGCCTTCGACGACCCGACCGACTTCTTCGAAGCCAAGGGTGTGGACGCGGTGTACTTCCCTTTCCACAAGGCCAACCAGTTCCTGGGCATGACCGGCCTGCCGACCTTCCTGTGCGTGGACGTGATGAAACGCCCGAACATCGAAGCCGATATGGCGCGTTATGAGCAGCACCTGAGCGAAGTGTTCGGCCTGAAGGCCTGA